cggagtgtcggctgcagggcggggtgaacgggggtgggtgagcagggattagtgttcggtgattgattctatcctgttaaatcttttctggggtgaattgaggcctggtgcctgATGATTGGGTTTTTGATATGATACTGTTAAAATGaatcgaggccctgtgggtcatatttgtttccgaagcggccgtattgtatcggggccttgtgcctcgcgactgcttgtcttgtGTTTAGAGGTCGTCACCTTGAAATGTACTTGTGTTTTGTGGATTGTATTTTTGGTTTTTGTTTCATCTCTTTTGAAGCGGTCGTATGGTTccgaggccttgtgcctcgcgactgcttgttttATGTGTTTAGAGATCGTTACCTCGAAATGTATTTGTGTCTTGtggttctttgttccttttttctttggaatggtcgttgggtttcgaggccttgtgcctcacgactgttcgtgttatgtgactgttcgattgttacttgaactatgcgtagggcctgtgccttgcggctggttgtgataagtgactggctaattggtatctggaaacgtatttcggccctgtgccttgcagctgtttgtgttcaatgactgttacaacgttactgtgaaatgtaattgggccttgtgccttgcagctgtttcgtgttcagtgactgtttaatTGTCAATTTGAAGTGTGTtcaatcgtcaatttgaagtgtaatgaggcctggagccttgtaaattggtttctgtaataattgtgacgacaataaaagagttactcacagatgttggagacaggagggattttcagtctgtgtgaagccccaggtttcctcattgtccagcttccgcattcagacaacgggggagcgaattggatggtggaagagagtccttccggttcaccaactcttacCATTGTTCAACAACCTTCCGGTGCACGCATCGGAATCCGCGATGACGTCCCAGGGTTCCagtgcgcagcagctccgccccactcattgttccccctcctcgagacaaggtttccaggcaaccggctgacagctccggccagagcgagaagcctctgGGTGATTTCCCCTCCCCCCGCACGGGGCTGCGCATGTCCAAAAGaggagaggctgcgcatgtgcaacggAAAACCCActccctgaccttcctgctgaggtattgaccaatgggaagagttaggaccggaaggattcTTGTCCTCTAGCCAATCAACGCGAGGTTTGTGTGAATGAGGATTGAGCATCACACAGAttcaaacttcctcctgtctccagcatctgggagtaaaacactttcttttctccccctttccatttcttttctccccctttccatttcttttctcgttctcaccttcaattggtgatttgcagcatctgaagggaaaggaagtgaatccagggagggtgtagactctggaaaggttggctcagatctctctctctaacacattgacaccctttgctccctcagtttgacacatttatttgtctggctaaaagaatggtctctttcatAATATCCACAATCCCACTATCCCCTGACGCTCTCAGTCCATCGCCAATGGTTcttttgccagggcaaacagcagcggggagagtgggcacccttgcctcgtcccccactgcagcctgaaataatctgaactcacccggttcgtccgtatAAATGCCACCAGTGCCTGGTATAACAACGAGACCCAGCCCACAaaacctccccaaatccaaaccgcaccaggacctcccacaaatagtcccactgcactcgatcaaaggccttctctgcatccagtgcgaccaccacctcgacctctcgTCCCTCTGGAGGTATCATGATCAGATTGAGTAGCCTCCTGATGTTGGCCGCcaaatgcctccccttcacaaaccccgtctcgtcctcccctatcacccctggtacACAATCCTCTACTCTCGAGGCCAAGATCTGAGccaacatttagcagggagatcggtctcggtgacccacattgttccgggtACTTTTCCCACTTCAAAATGAGGGAGAACGAAGCCTGCGACAATGTCGGGGGTGCACTCCcagctcccttgcctcgttaaatacccttaccagcagcggccccaatacccccccccccgagaatttCTTAGAAAATTCCACTAGGTACCCGTCTGGACCCTTGCCCAATTGCattgcctccagcccctccaccgctTCTACCAGCACAATTGggtccccagggcctccaccagttcctcatccacctttgggaacGCCAACCCCTCTATAAACCGCCtcatccccggctgggggttccgactcatacagcttgCTATAAAAGtgcctaaacaccccattcacccccgccgggtccaagaccatattccctcccgtgtccttcactttcccgatctccctcgcagcctcctgtttcctcaactgGTGCAGTAGCATCCTGCTCacattctccccgtactcatacaccgcccctctcgcCCTTATCAACTGTCCCATCGCCACTGTTCTGTTCCAGGAACAGGGTCACTtactgattaaagggacaggatctctgttctgtaccagggacagggtctctctgattaaagggacaaggtctctgttctgttccagggacagggtctctctctgattaaagggacaggatctctgttctggCGAGGGTGTGGCCAGGGGGGGGGCGACAGCCctggccatttattttgtggaggcagAGAGCGTTTCGTGGTGTGGCTGCcaacccctcaccggtcgcagcatcgggGAGGGGGCTGCGCCAATTGTTTTccatgtaaaacgccacagatcctccgcacttagcctcggaATTGGAAAATTTGGCCCAGGATCTCGCACTGATTaaagggacatggggcgggattctccgcttgccgacggcgattttgtaatcagcgatcaggcagagaattcgTTTCTCAGgccgaatcgggggtggcgcctgtttttgGGCGCTCCGCAccttccaaaacggcgtcatcgaggagtaagccacatgccattgggacggcctcaggacattaactgaaggccctcccccgatgctccgctcccgacggGCCAAATTCCCGACCGCGCAGTTGACGTGTGCGCCCAGCCGTGTGGCAAcctgtgtggcggctgcggactgtgtccagcggctccACAgtcgtcgcggggggggggggggggagagccttgCTGCTGGCCAGTGGGGGCTTCGgtgagagctggggggactggtggcccAGGGAGGTCCAGAGGGGCCACTATCTGTCAGGTTAGGTCCGCGCGCGGCcgacatgttgtacagcgcgactgctgcaggtcgtcgccatgcgcatgtgcggccacagacccggccattctctggccgtttattttgtggaggccgtgcgttttacatggcgcggctgcgaGCCCCTCTccggtcagaggatcggtgctggggcctcacccATTTTTCCCATGGAGAATGTTTCAATTCTCTGTGAATACCTAGCACAGCAAACGCAAGGTAAGAAGAAATAAAgaggttggtttatttttacacacacgGGGTGAGAGGGGTTTcccaacatccatccatccacttttGCACTCGTACAATAAACGGGgaatgaggaaaaaggaagagggttcCGGGAATGACCACAATAAAATACAAGTTATTGTTTTCCATGTGTCCAGAATCCAAAGTCTAATGGAATGTTCCTTCGGAGGGAGGTTTACTGTTATGGGAGATCTGTCTTTCCAGCAGTGAGACTTCCACGATGGGGGAAGACACAGAGAGTGAGTCAGTCTGGGAGGAACAAGAGCCAATGTTTCAGCCATTTGCAGGTTTTTTAATTTATATTATTATTGAagtttttccattttaacaaatatCCAACAAAAGCTCAGGATCGGTGCAGCACAGCAGAAATGTCTCAGCAATACAGAAATACAGGAGAGGACAGAAGGACGACAATACAGATGGACCAGTGTAATCATTAAACTTGGTGCCTCCGTATGTACCAATGGATAAAAGGGAGAGGAGAaaaaggccatgaaaacatggtgaaACGGTGCACACCCTCCCACGTAGCGAGTGCTCGCACCGCCCACCAGAATTCAGGATAAGATCACGGCGTCAGGTTCGGGCGGGCGTCAGAACACATCTCCCCCAGCTCCAGTCATACCAGAGACATCAATAACATCTTTATGTTCCCTTCTCAGATACAAGACCTGTCTATACCTTAGCAGGAACCAGGCAacgattctttaaccccaaaataacaCACATAAATTTCAGAAATAAAATCAACAAGGACACTCGTCCTAAAAGGACGCAATAAAACCCCAACTCCAGCACAGCACAGAACAATCACTCAACACAATTAcacagagaagaccagcaaatattcacaCAATTGGTTCAAATTCTAATCAATGCAGCTTCCAAGAGAATTTAAAAAAGTACTACCAAAAGCAAAGGGTCTCAGGATAACAAGGAACAAGATACAGCCCTGAGCACACGGTCCCCTGGTGCACGCTCCTCACCACAAGACAAAAAAGGGACAAAGTTGCACATttaaaacctcactcagcctctcagcaCAACACCCCGGCCAAGAAGGAACCTCTCAAGCAAAAGGGGGCAACAGGAAAGCGACCACAGTACAAGACCTGGCCCGGCCCTGTACACAGAAGTCAGGAAAGCAAGGATAGCCACACTGTGCCAGGACACCCAACCTCACTCCTCTCTCACCACATCCGAGGGCAGCGCACACAAGAAGATTCATGCCATCCACCACCAAGGAGATTCCACCCATAAGGAGAGGAAGATTTGTCGAGACACCCAACAACTGGGCATCTCTGGAGGGATGCGTCCTCCATCCCCGCACACGGCaaaggcaccccccacccccaccgagatacAATGTACCAAATCGGGGCCTACATCAGTACGCTACCTCCCCAAGGAAAAGTAACCCCAAAGGAGAGGAACATCAGGATTAGCCAAAGGATGGCAGACAAGAACCAGCACCATATGTGATAAGTCGATTGTCATCTATATTACCATCTGTatggaaataataatacatgtataattgttgtagttccagcatccgaccTCCAGGTGGTGTGAGTATGTAGACACGTGACCCGGACacaccatgtgttccaggagaagCTGTGGTGAGGAGTTTGCAGCAGTCGCATATTAGACTAgccctgtagtatcttagtgtaagttagtgttagaccattatttccaactgtattaatcttagacattttagtaatttgttagtgtgttagtaataaataactatgtttatgaaacaaagtctaatgttctttattCACACGACAATATAAAGATTCAACAtctgcccaatcaaagaacattgcaCCGTGCACCGTCACAAAAAGGATACTCGGGGCAGAGCTGCGTAGCCTCATTGGCGTCAAAACACTGTCTCCCCACAGGAGACCCTGCTTCGACAAGGAGGGCATTCAGGAAGTCACTATATAATCCCACTTGGAGCAGGGTGCCTATCTCccccctcagcctcaccctcagACCCAATGAGGGCTCAAACATCATTGATCCAcaacactcagactctcactcaaacTCTCCAACCCACAGGTTACTACCTCCCCAGTGGAACCTATCCCGAGAGGATTGATTGATGATTTGATTGATTGGTTTTATTGTTACGTGCACCGAGATACAGGGAcaagtattgctctgcgtacagtccatacaaatcgttccatccatgaaaaacaaaacataggacatacataaatacacaatgtaaatgcatagacacaggcatcgggtgaagcatacggagcgcagtactactcagtggagaaggtgtgtgaagagatcagttcagtctataagagagttatttaggagtctagtaacagcagggaagaagctgtttttttatctgttagtgcgtgttctcagacttttgtatctcactgcccgatagaagaggtttgatgagagaataacccggatgggaggggtctttgattatgctgcccgctttcccaaggcagtgggaggtgtagacagagtcaatggatgggaggcgggttcgcgtgatggactgggctgtgttcacgactctctgtagtttctaatggtcttgccccgagcagttgccataccaggctgtggaggAGGACCACAGGAGGAGCAGACTAGGGGCCTCCAAAGGGGACAACACAGGGAGGgaaactcactccaccacccaacAGACCCTCCGCCCGACCCAATAAACAGAGTTACTTCTGCCCTACTCTAGCCGATCAAGTGACCACTGCCATTCCCAGGCAGCCAAGAGAATATTGAAGAAGACAAGTGGAACAAGGATTAACTGACCACacccagttcctcgtgctcactagtcccctTGGTTCTCTTGTGTTTTGGGTCGAtttctgtgtcttcctctgtgaagacagatacacattgtttagtttctctgacaTTTCCTTATTCCCCGTTATAAACTCTCCTCTCAGCCTGGAACGGACTCACATTGGTCTttactaatctttttcttttcacattcttataggagcttttccagtcggtttttatgtttctcgtcaGTTTGAtcccatattctattttctctttcacAATTTattagtcctcctttgctgaattctaaatcaaTCACCAATCCACAGGCGTACGGTTATTTTGGcctctttatgagcctcttcctttgatctaatggaatccttAAATTTTCTCGTTAGCcacagttgcatcacttttcctgtggcTGTTTGTTCCTTAAAGGAGTCTACATTTGATGTCAACATGTAATAATACCTTAAaaattagtgattgcctgtctaaTGTCATATCTATTGTTGTAATGTCCCATTCTACCACAAACAACATGCCTTTCAAACCTCGACAGTTTTCTTTGTGAAAAACACGTGGATAAATTAAACaaaggaaccatgtaaccaccatagcccatcttcatggcaacgtggcatgctttcaGAGGTTCCAAACAcaaatgggaactaaatatcttccaaccactgttgctatatttacttgctataaatatggcagctaataaggttgcccttcttaatCTCGATATGAATAGGATATGCTttcagtcgccaggtatcaaatgataccgccacaaggttcaatcggatatcgatcaaagacccaaacaaccagttcgttagttcaagatcaataatactttatttacacacaagattaacttacacatgcaacataaacactatgagctaaattacacctatcactatgacaacctgtacttaacttctggcacccggcttaggtcagaggaacagtggcctttgttcgaatctggatctgctgggtctggagaagtaactgtggggttcagctcggctcatccgcatggtagcgagcgttgaacttgaacttgcttctggtcgtggtgctgcagatggagtcagacgttgccggagcgccaggtccaaaagagaccgaacacatggcagtgtctctcttcatCCTTGGGGGGTTTCGCACTCTATTGGGCGGTCCtcaggtttggacccaataattcgtcagtcctcgatcactgccttcgagccgagccaataaaggggagggtgccttgatggctgggcgtgtcctgagcggtcattgaccttggctgtttatgcttcctgagtaaagggagtggcgccgatgtgtctggaattgtatcggataccCGAGTACCAGTTCCTTTGTCTTAAGGAAATGGGTCATTAGCcttcaaatcggctgggggtttcgatcctGTCTGgttctgcttacaaatatacatttaggctctgagcctgcctgaatcttacattggccatatttaccttgaggctttgcaaatgtccatgtgtctttgtaagtggccatcccaggtggctacaccaccaaacaccctttcGCTCGGTGATCCTCGTGAAAGTTGAAGCCAGGAATTCACGACATGGCTCAAtgatcatcagcccactggaggcaaatttGTGAGaccaaccagtccagcaggaagataccctccgcccatccctattgatcaactgacagaattaacaaaatgcagccctggatgcaattgagagcagaacagcagaatccaacccctgtaatcaattgtgaacttggtgtgtgagcatgtgcgatgaaacacaaaatctctcccacactgagagcaggtgaacggcctctccccagtgagaactcggcagtgtctccatagttgggatggatcactgaatatctcacctactcagagcaggtgaacggcctctccccagtgtgaactcgctggtgtgtccgcagggtgggtAACCgagagaatcctttcccacactgagagcaggtgaatggcctctccccagtgtgaactcgctggtggcgccgcaggtgggataactgagtgaatcccttcccacactgagagcaggtgaacggcttctccccagtgtgaactcgctcatgtctctgcaggctggataactgagtgaatcccttcccacactgagagcaggtgaacggcttctccccagtgtgaattcgctgatgtctctgcaggctggataactcagtgaatcccttcccacattgagagcaggtgaacggcctctccccagtgtgaacttgcagatgtttctgcagggcagatgaacgtttgaatctcttcccacactgagggcaagtgaacggtctctccccagtatgaactctctggtgtgtccgcAGTTGGggcaactgagtgaatcccttcccacactgagagcaagtgaatggcttctccccagtgtgaactctctggtgtgcctgcagggtagatgaatgaccgaatcccttcccacactgagagcagtataatggccactccccagtgtgaactctctggtgtgactgcaggatggataaccgagtgaatctcttcccacactgagagcaggtgaacggcctctccccagtgtgaactcgccgatgtctctgcaggtcagagaattgagtgaatccttttccacactgagagcaggtgaatggcctttccccagtgtgaatgcgccgatgaatttccagcacagacggtgctgtgaatcccttcccacagtcctcacatttccatggtttctccatgtttttggTCTCCTCGTGTCTGTCCAGTTCGGACAATCATTTGAGgcgtcgtccacacacagaacacgtgtagggCCTcttcccgctgtgaatggtgcgatgttttttcaggctgtataactggttaaagctctttccacagtcagtgctctggaacactctcactcgggtgtttttccagtcacactgatgtttaaaatctttgaaGATGACTgatgaggcaaacatttctcctttagattcgaaggccaatgatattcaggtcccaaggaattgagtgactgtcagatccagACGACATGTATTAGATTTCTGTCTTTAATTTGTCCTCTTTGAATCTCCtgttaaaacaatttacaaaagacatcactgtaagtacaggatagaaattcagaacaaacaattctagtttctctggaactttcttttctcttgcattccgcaacatctgtaaatatccatcccacacactctccctccattcactgtatctaatattcaccttcccaattctcctgaaggtgctgattcaggctgattgacagatccatgctcattgCTTCCTGCCCTGGACACAGGGACCATAACATatcggagctgcagtcggccattcgaacctgctcaaccattcaatgagagcattggccgatctacctcagcaccattttcccgcactgtcccccatatccctcgataactTCACTCCCTTGAAACGTTCGCAAcctctgtcttgaaaatacttgatgactgaggttccacagtcctctggggtagagaattccaaatgctgacgggggagtgaggggaagctgtgtttggtggtggaatcatgctggagttggcagaactggcggaggatgatttcttcaatgcggaggctggtggggtgaaaagtgaggacagtggggattcagtggttctgggagggaggagcgagggggagggcagaggtgtgggagatgggtcggacacgggTGAGAGCCCCgttgaccacagtgggtgggaagccatggttaaggaagaatgaagacacgtcagcagcaccattttggaaaatggcatcatcggaacagatgtgaCGGAGGTGAAGGAACTGAGGGAATGGGATGAAGTCCTTGCAGGATGTGGGACATGAAGTGCTGGAGTCgacgtagctgtgggagtcggtaggtttgtgatggatattagtggacagtctatctcagaaattgaaacagaaaggtcaaggaaggaaagggaagtgttggagacagaccatgtggaggtgatagaggggtgcaaaccgaagcaaaatgaatatatttttccaggctttgcagaacacctccggtccatccgcaagcagttcccagaccttcctgttgcttgccatttcaactcaccgccctGCTCTCAGTCCTGATTCACATAAAAGCCAGCGGGGAAATGAGGAAGATGAAACTTGatccagaatgcactgcctgacaggctggtggaagcagattcaacacagGGAGTTGGATAATTAGAAAGGGACTAGTTTTCAGGGTTCATGGGGAAAGGGCATGATAGTGGGACAAAATGAGtacttctttcaaagagccagcacaggcatgatgggccgaatggcctgtgtgGTGAGATTCTGTGATCAAAGATAAATAAATGTGTGTCTGCAATATGTACAGTGATGTCAATAATGTCTGGAATTCCCTTTTCCCcatttcagttgtctccctttcctTCCAATTTGATTTTAGACAAGGAGAACAGAAGCAAATGGCTTTCAGTACATTGAGCAGCCCTGATGTCTATTCTCAGCCAGCGTCACACAGAGGGGCAAGGTGTGGATTCTCAGACCAGCGAGTCAAGACAGCCTCTTTAAATGGGCAGTTCCCACAATGTATTCAGTGACCACCCTGGGCGCTCCTGTCCTCCCCAGTCAGCTGgctcgtgccagggacccgggtttgattcccagcttgagtcagtgtctgtgcagagtctgcacattctcccagtgactgcatgagtttcctccgggtgctccagtttcctcccacaagtcccgaaagacgtgcttgttatgtgaattcgacattctgaattctccctcactgtacccgaacaggtgccgtagtgtggcgattacggtaattttattgcagtgataatggaagcctacttgtgacactaataaagatttttattattaggtGGGATGAAgtattgaatctcttcccacagtcagagcaggcaaacggcctctcgtcagtatgaactcgctggtgtggccACAGGCTGGATGGAACACTGAATacctttcccacacagagcagcaGAATGGTCACACCCTGGTGTGACTGTGTCAATGGGTTTCCACTGTAGATGGACAACGAaacctcgctggtgtctccgcagtgtggatgaccttctaaacttctttgtgcagtgagagcagctaaacgatctctccccagtgtgaatgcactgGAGCATTTCCATCATTTCTCCATGGTGCGGGTGTGTCCTGCTGTCTCTCAAGGTTAGACAATCAATTGAAGACTCACACAGAATACGTGTATGGTCTctgcccgctgtgaatggtgcaatgcttTTTCAGGTTCTTTCCACAAGTCAgtgaactggaacactctcactcgggtgtgtgtctcggtctcttccagtcacactgatgttttaaaCCTTTTGAAGCAGACGGAACAATCAAACATTGGTCCTCCTGGATTTAAAAGCCGTTGATATTCAATGAATTGAGTAACGGTCAGATTTTgatatgacatttaaaaaaaaatttagagtacccacttcagggggcagcacggtagcattgtggatagcacaattgcttcacagctccagggtcccaggttcgattccggcttgggtcactgtctgtgcggagtctgcacatcctccccgtgtgtgcgtgggtttcctccgggtgctccggtttcctcccacagtccaaagatgtgcagtttaggtggattggccatgataaattgcccttagtgttgggtgggattactaggttatggggatagggtggaggtgttgaccttgggtagggtgctctttccaagagccggtgcaggctcgatgggccgaatggcctccttctgaactgtaaattctatgaattcattttttccaattaaggggcaatttagcatggtcaatccacctaccctgcacatattacatagtttacatagaatttacagtgcagaaggaggccatttggcccatcgagtctgcaccgcctcccggaaagagcaccccacccaaggtcaacacctccaccccacccccacaacccagc
This portion of the Scyliorhinus torazame isolate Kashiwa2021f chromosome 5, sScyTor2.1, whole genome shotgun sequence genome encodes:
- the LOC140420710 gene encoding uncharacterized protein, with amino-acid sequence MEKPWKCEDCGKGFTAPSVLEIHRRIHTGERPFTCSQCGKGFTQFSDLQRHRRVHTGERPFTCSQCGKRFTRLSILQSHQRVHTGEWPLYCSQCGKGFGHSSTLQAHQRVHTGEKPFTCSQCGKGFTQLPQLRTHQRVHTGERPFTCPQCGKRFKRSSALQKHLQVHTGERPFTCSQCGKGFTELSSLQRHQRIHTGEKPFTCSQCGKGFTQLSSLQRHERVHTGEKPFTCSQCGKGFTQLSHLRRHQRVHTGERPFTCSQCGKGFSRLPTLRTHQRVHTGERPFTCSE